One part of the Phragmites australis chromosome 3, lpPhrAust1.1, whole genome shotgun sequence genome encodes these proteins:
- the LOC133913715 gene encoding uncharacterized protein LOC133913715: MAAVRHRQVEANGISMHVAESGPAGPTAPAVLFVHGFPELWYSWRHQMGYLAARGYRCVAPDLRGYGGTTAPPLPSSYTVFHIVGDLVALLDALQLPQVFVVGHDWGAIVSWNLCLLRPDRVRALVNLSVAFMPRRPGVKPVEYFRSVYGDDYYVCRFQEPGVEAEFTGFDLKRFFKMALTVQTTGSSAMSLQKMRANNKQIALPSWLSEEDVSYVASVYAKTGFGGGVNYYRCLDLNWELMAPWTGAQVTVPTKFIVGDGDLAYHHPGVKSYIHKGGLKRDVPMLEEVVVIKGAGHFIQQERAQEISDHIYDYIKKFQTGASTPKVSKL; the protein is encoded by the exons ATGGCGGCGGTGAGGCACCGGCAGGTTGAGGCCAACGGCATCTCGATGCACGTCGCGGAGTCCGGCCCGGCGGGCCCCACCGCCCCCGCGGTGCTGTTCGTGCACGGCTTCCCGGAGCTGTGGTACTCGTGGCGCCACCAGATGGGGTACCTGGCGGCGCGGGGCTACCGCTGCGTCGCGCCCGACCTCCGCGGCTACGGGGGCACCACCGCGCCGCCGCTCCCGTCCTCCTACACCGTCTTCCACATCGTCGGGGACCTCGTCGCCCTCCTCGACGCCCTCCAGCTCCCGCAG GTGTTCGTGGTGGGGCACGACTGGGGCGCCATCGTGTCGTGGAACCTGTGCCTGCTGCGGCCGGATCGGGTGCGCGCGCTCGTCAACCTCAGCGTCGCCTTCATGCCCAGGCGCCCCGGCGTGAAGCCCGTCGAGTACTTCCGCAGCGTGTACGGCGACGACTACTACGTCTGCCGATTCCAG GAACCTGGAGTTGAAGCAGAATTCACTGGTTTTGACTTGAAGAGGTTCTTCAAAATGGCATTGACTGTCCAAACCACAGGTTCTTCTGCTATGTCCCTTCAGAAAATGCGAGCAAACAATAAGCAAATAGCACTCCCTTCTTGGCTCTCCGAGGAAGATGTCAGTTACGTTGCAAGTGTGTATGCAAAAACtggatttggtggaggagtAAATTACTACCGCTGCTTAGACCT GAACTGGGAACTGATGGCGCCATGGACAGGAGCACAAGTGACAGTGCCAACTAAATTTATTGTCGGGGACGGTGACCTGGCATACCATCACCCGGGAGTGAAGAGCTACATACACAAGGGTGGGCTCAAGAGGGATGTGCCTATGCTTGAGGAGGTGGTGGTAATCAAGGGCGCCGGGCACTTCATCCAGCAGGAAAGAGCGCAAGAAATCAGCGATCACATCTATGACTATATCAAGAAGTTCCAAACCGGTGCTTCGACACCAAAAGTTTCGAAACTGTGA